A portion of the Enterobacter sp. SA187 genome contains these proteins:
- the hrpB gene encoding ATP-dependent helicase HrpB: MSSLPVAAVLPELLAALKSASCVLLNAPTGAGKSTWLPLQILQQGEIAGRILLLEPRRLAARNVAQRLAESLNEKPGDTVGYRMRAETCVGPQTRLEVVTEGILTRMIQQDPELTGVGLVILDEFHERSVQADLALALLLDVQQGLRDDLKLLIMSATLDNERLRGLLPDAPVIASEGRAFPVERRYQPLPAHQRTDEAIAIATAELLRAERGSLLLFLPGVGEIQRVQEHLASRVGADVQLCPLYGALPLAEQRKAILPAPEGLRKVVLATNIAETSLTIEGIRLVVDSAQERVARFDPRTGLTRLVTQRISQASMTQRAGRAGRLEAGICVHLLAKDQAERAAGQSEAEILQSDLSGLLLELLQWGCPDPAQLCFLDAPPAANLAAARTLLTQLQALADDRLTPRGQKIAQLGTDPRHGAMLIAANTPDKIATAAKLVAILEEPPRGGNSDLSVAFSRSQPHWQRRSQQLIKRLNARAGAEDSDLLPGLLACGFADRIARRRGQEGRYQLANGMGVMLDSDDALGRHEWLIAPLLLQGSHTPDARILQALALDINALVTAHPELLRQSDTVEWDDVQGTLKAFRRSQIGQLTLNVRPLAKPSEEELHLAMLNGIREKGLQVLNWTPEAQQLRLRLHCAAKWLPETAWPAVDDDSLLATLELWLLPGMQGVHSLRALKALDVCRALENLLSWPMRQRLDSALPSHYTVPTESRIAIRYHEDNDPVLAVRMQEMFGEATTPAIADGRVPLVLELLSPARRPLQITRDLSAFWQGAYREVQKEMKGRYPKHVWPDDPATAAPTRRTKKYSQA; the protein is encoded by the coding sequence GTGTCCTCTTTGCCGGTTGCCGCCGTACTGCCTGAATTGCTTGCCGCGCTGAAAAGCGCCTCCTGCGTGCTGCTTAATGCGCCCACCGGGGCCGGGAAATCCACCTGGCTGCCGTTGCAAATTCTGCAACAGGGCGAGATTGCAGGCCGCATTTTACTCCTTGAGCCGCGCCGACTGGCGGCGCGTAACGTCGCGCAGCGGCTGGCGGAAAGCCTGAATGAAAAGCCCGGCGACACCGTCGGCTACCGAATGCGTGCCGAAACCTGCGTCGGGCCGCAGACCCGCCTCGAAGTGGTCACTGAAGGGATCCTCACGCGCATGATCCAGCAGGATCCGGAACTGACCGGCGTGGGGCTGGTGATCCTCGATGAATTCCACGAACGCAGCGTACAGGCAGATCTGGCGCTGGCGCTGCTGCTGGATGTGCAACAAGGGCTGCGGGACGATCTCAAATTATTGATTATGTCGGCGACGCTGGATAACGAACGGCTGCGCGGGCTACTGCCCGATGCGCCGGTGATTGCGTCCGAAGGCCGCGCGTTTCCCGTGGAACGGCGCTACCAGCCGCTGCCCGCGCATCAGCGTACCGATGAAGCTATCGCCATTGCCACCGCCGAACTGCTGCGGGCGGAGCGCGGCTCGCTGCTGCTGTTTCTGCCGGGCGTCGGCGAGATCCAGCGCGTGCAGGAACACCTCGCCTCGCGCGTGGGTGCGGATGTCCAGCTCTGTCCGTTATACGGCGCGCTGCCGCTGGCCGAACAGCGTAAAGCCATTCTTCCCGCACCGGAGGGGCTGCGCAAAGTGGTGCTGGCGACCAACATTGCGGAAACCAGTCTGACCATCGAAGGCATTCGCTTAGTGGTGGACAGCGCCCAGGAGCGGGTGGCGCGTTTCGATCCCCGTACCGGGCTGACGCGGCTGGTGACCCAGCGTATCAGCCAGGCGTCGATGACCCAGCGCGCAGGCCGCGCCGGGCGACTGGAGGCGGGGATCTGCGTGCATCTGCTGGCAAAAGATCAGGCGGAACGCGCCGCCGGGCAGAGCGAGGCGGAGATCCTGCAAAGCGATCTCTCCGGTCTGCTGCTGGAGTTGCTGCAATGGGGATGCCCGGATCCGGCGCAGCTGTGTTTTCTGGATGCGCCGCCCGCCGCGAATCTGGCCGCAGCAAGAACATTACTGACGCAGCTCCAGGCGCTGGCGGACGATCGCCTGACCCCGCGCGGGCAGAAAATCGCGCAGCTCGGCACCGATCCGCGTCACGGGGCGATGCTTATCGCCGCGAACACGCCGGATAAGATCGCCACCGCCGCGAAACTGGTCGCCATTCTTGAAGAGCCGCCGCGTGGCGGGAATAGCGATTTAAGCGTCGCCTTCTCACGCAGTCAGCCGCACTGGCAGCGCCGCAGCCAGCAGTTGATTAAACGCCTCAACGCGCGGGCAGGCGCGGAGGACAGCGATCTGCTCCCCGGTCTGCTGGCCTGTGGTTTTGCTGACCGTATCGCCCGCCGTCGCGGGCAGGAAGGACGCTACCAGTTGGCGAATGGCATGGGCGTGATGCTCGACAGCGACGATGCGCTGGGGCGTCATGAGTGGCTGATCGCGCCCTTGCTGTTGCAGGGCAGCCATACGCCGGACGCGCGCATTTTGCAGGCGCTGGCGCTGGACATTAATGCGCTGGTCACCGCGCACCCGGAATTATTACGCCAGTCTGATACGGTGGAATGGGATGACGTGCAGGGCACGCTGAAAGCCTTTCGCCGCAGTCAGATTGGACAGCTAACATTAAACGTCAGGCCGCTGGCGAAACCGTCGGAAGAAGAGCTGCATCTGGCGATGCTCAACGGCATCCGCGAGAAGGGCTTGCAGGTGCTGAACTGGACGCCGGAAGCGCAGCAACTGCGATTGCGTCTGCACTGCGCTGCAAAATGGCTGCCGGAAACGGCATGGCCCGCCGTGGATGATGACTCGCTTTTGGCAACGCTTGAGCTATGGTTACTTCCCGGCATGCAGGGCGTTCACTCCCTGCGCGCCCTGAAAGCGCTGGATGTGTGCCGGGCGCTGGAAAATTTGCTGAGCTGGCCGATGCGTCAACGGCTGGATAGTGCGCTGCCGTCGCATTACACTGTGCCGACGGAAAGCCGGATAGCCATTCGTTATCACGAGGATAACGACCCGGTGCTGGCGGTGCGGATGCAGGAGATGTTTGGCGAGGCGACCACGCCCGCCATTGCCGACGGGCGCGTGCCGCTGGTGCTGGAGCTGCTGTCTCCCGCCCGCCGTCCCTTACAGATCACGCGCGATCTCAGCGCGTTCTGGCAGGGCGCGTACCGTGAAGTGCAGAAAGAGATGAAAGGGCGCTATCCCAAACATGTCTGGCCGGATGACCCGGCAACGGCAGCGCCCACCCGGCGTACTAAAAAGTATTCACAGGCATAA
- the mrcB gene encoding bifunctional glycosyl transferase/transpeptidase — MAGNDREPIGRKGRPARPVKEKVSRRRLRDEDADDYDDEDDEPMPRRTKGKGKGKKPRGKRGWFWLLVKIGIVILVLLAIYGLYLDQKIRSRIDGKVWQLPAAVYGRMVNLEPDMAVSKNEMVKLLEATQYRKVTAMTRPGEFTVQANSIEMIRRPFDFPDSKEGQVRARLTFSGDRLETIENMENNRQFGFFRLDPRLITMLSSPNGEQRLFVPRSGFPDLLVDTLLATEDRHFYEHDGISFYSIGRAVLANLTAGRTVQGASTLTQQLVKNLFLSSERSYGRKANEAYMALIMDARYSKDRILELYMNEVYLGQSGDNEIRGFPLASLYYFGRPVEELSLDQQALLVGMVKGASIYNPWRNPKLALERRNLVLRLLQQQQVIDQELYDMLSARPLGVQPRGGVISPQPAFMQMVRQELQAKLGDKVKDLSGVKIFTTFDSVAQDAAEKAAVEGIPALIKQRKLSDLETAMVVVDRFSGEVRAMVGGATPQFAGYNRAMQARRSIGSLAKPATYLTALSQPNQYRLNTVIADAPISLRQPNGQVWSPQNDDKRFSGQVLLVDALTRSMNVPTVNLGMALGLPAVTDTWLKLGAPKDQLHAVPSMLLGALNLTPVEVAQAFQTIASGGNRATLSSLRSVIAEDGTVLYQSFPQAERAVPAQAAYMTLWTMQQVIQRGTGRQLGAKYPGLHLAGKTGTTNNNVDTWFAGIDGREVTITWVGRDNNQPTKLYGASGAMAIYQRYLANQSPFPLELTAPEDIVDMGIDDAGNFMCAGGSSRTIPVWTTNPDSLCQQSQALQQSNNPFDQSAPQQPQQQPQQQQQQPPQQEEKSDGVAGWIKDMFGGN, encoded by the coding sequence ATGGCGGGGAATGACCGCGAACCTATTGGACGCAAAGGCCGACCTGCGCGTCCGGTAAAAGAAAAAGTAAGCCGTCGTCGACTCAGAGATGAAGACGCGGATGATTATGATGATGAGGACGACGAACCGATGCCGCGCCGGACTAAAGGTAAAGGCAAAGGCAAAAAACCTCGCGGCAAACGCGGCTGGTTCTGGCTGCTGGTAAAAATCGGCATTGTTATTCTTGTACTGCTGGCGATATACGGCCTGTATCTCGACCAGAAGATCCGCAGCCGCATTGACGGCAAAGTCTGGCAATTGCCTGCCGCCGTGTATGGCCGCATGGTTAACCTTGAGCCGGACATGGCGGTCAGCAAAAACGAGATGGTGAAGCTGCTGGAAGCCACGCAGTACCGCAAGGTGACGGCGATGACCCGCCCCGGCGAGTTTACCGTGCAGGCTAACAGCATCGAGATGATCCGCCGTCCGTTCGATTTCCCGGACAGCAAAGAGGGGCAGGTGCGCGCGCGTCTGACCTTCAGCGGCGACCGTCTGGAAACCATTGAGAACATGGAGAACAACCGCCAGTTCGGTTTCTTCCGTCTCGATCCGCGGCTGATCACCATGCTCTCCTCGCCGAACGGCGAGCAGCGCCTGTTTGTGCCGCGCAGTGGTTTCCCGGATCTGCTGGTGGATACCCTGCTGGCGACCGAAGACCGCCATTTCTATGAGCATGACGGTATCAGCTTCTACTCCATCGGGCGTGCGGTGCTGGCGAACCTGACGGCAGGGCGCACGGTGCAGGGGGCGAGTACGCTTACCCAGCAGCTGGTGAAAAACCTGTTCCTCTCCAGCGAACGCTCGTATGGCCGTAAAGCGAACGAAGCTTATATGGCGCTGATCATGGATGCGCGCTACAGCAAAGACCGTATCCTTGAGCTCTATATGAACGAGGTGTACCTCGGTCAGAGCGGCGACAACGAGATCCGCGGCTTCCCGCTGGCGAGCCTGTACTACTTCGGGCGTCCGGTGGAAGAGCTGAGCCTTGACCAGCAGGCGCTGCTGGTGGGCATGGTAAAAGGCGCGTCCATTTATAACCCGTGGCGTAACCCGAAACTGGCGCTGGAGCGTCGTAACCTGGTCCTGCGTCTGCTGCAACAGCAGCAGGTTATCGATCAGGAGCTTTACGACATGCTGAGCGCCCGTCCGCTGGGCGTGCAGCCGCGCGGCGGCGTTATTTCCCCGCAGCCTGCCTTTATGCAGATGGTGCGTCAGGAGTTGCAGGCGAAGCTGGGCGATAAAGTGAAAGATCTCTCCGGCGTGAAGATCTTCACCACCTTTGACTCGGTGGCGCAGGACGCCGCCGAGAAAGCGGCGGTGGAAGGTATTCCGGCGCTGATCAAGCAGCGTAAGCTGAGCGATCTGGAAACCGCGATGGTGGTGGTCGACCGCTTCAGCGGCGAAGTGCGCGCCATGGTCGGCGGAGCGACGCCGCAGTTCGCCGGTTATAACCGTGCGATGCAGGCACGTCGTTCCATTGGCTCGCTGGCGAAACCGGCGACCTATCTGACCGCGCTGAGCCAGCCGAATCAGTACCGTCTGAATACGGTGATCGCCGATGCGCCTATCTCCCTGCGCCAGCCAAATGGCCAGGTGTGGTCGCCGCAGAACGATGACAAACGCTTCAGCGGCCAGGTGCTGCTGGTGGATGCGCTGACCCGTTCAATGAACGTGCCGACGGTAAACCTCGGGATGGCGCTTGGCCTGCCGGCGGTCACCGATACCTGGCTGAAACTGGGCGCGCCGAAAGATCAGCTGCATGCGGTGCCATCCATGCTGTTAGGGGCGCTGAACCTGACGCCGGTGGAAGTGGCGCAGGCGTTCCAGACTATCGCCAGCGGCGGTAACCGCGCGACGCTCTCTTCGCTGCGTTCGGTGATTGCGGAAGACGGTACGGTGCTCTACCAGAGCTTCCCGCAGGCGGAGCGCGCAGTGCCTGCTCAGGCGGCCTATATGACGCTGTGGACCATGCAGCAGGTGATCCAGCGCGGCACCGGGCGTCAGCTTGGCGCGAAATATCCGGGTCTGCATCTGGCGGGTAAAACCGGCACCACCAACAATAACGTCGACACCTGGTTTGCCGGGATCGACGGGCGTGAAGTGACCATCACCTGGGTAGGCCGCGACAATAACCAGCCGACCAAACTCTACGGGGCGAGCGGGGCGATGGCCATCTATCAGCGCTATCTGGCGAACCAGTCGCCGTTCCCGCTGGAGCTGACCGCGCCGGAAGACATCGTCGATATGGGCATTGATGACGCAGGCAACTTCATGTGCGCTGGCGGAAGTTCCCGTACTATCCCGGTGTGGACCACCAACCCGGACAGCCTGTGCCAGCAGAGCCAGGCGTTGCAGCAGTCGAATAATCCGTTCGATCAGTCTGCGCCGCAGCAGCCGCAACAGCAGCCTCAGCAACAGCAACAACAACCGCCGCAGCAGGAAGAAAAAAGCGACGGCGTAGCGGGCTGGATCAAGGATATGTTCGGCGGTAACTAA
- a CDS encoding fimbrial protein translates to MYKKYFLPLLAGALFTTSVSPVQATDTGTISFNGKIVADSCNVNVNGAVTNGIVTFRNLTQTSFGEDKKVGDSQPFKITVRNCDTSISFINIKFSGDRIAGYDDEVLGTTGVANNVGIRMYPEYSSNTFIKFDGTEPPSAAKQNVQGMDVVFNYTAEVIQVGADLPTAGDYSAQATYTLVYR, encoded by the coding sequence ATGTATAAAAAATATTTTCTGCCACTGCTTGCTGGCGCGCTGTTTACTACCTCCGTTTCGCCAGTTCAGGCGACCGATACCGGTACTATTAGCTTTAACGGGAAAATCGTCGCCGACAGTTGCAACGTTAACGTGAACGGCGCAGTCACTAACGGCATTGTGACGTTCAGGAACCTGACGCAAACTTCATTTGGCGAGGATAAAAAAGTGGGTGATAGCCAGCCTTTTAAGATTACCGTACGCAACTGCGATACCAGCATCTCTTTTATTAACATCAAGTTCTCCGGCGATCGCATCGCAGGTTATGACGATGAAGTTCTGGGAACCACCGGTGTTGCCAATAATGTAGGGATCCGCATGTACCCGGAATACAGCAGTAACACCTTTATTAAATTTGACGGGACAGAACCACCCTCTGCCGCAAAACAAAATGTGCAGGGGATGGACGTCGTATTTAACTACACCGCTGAAGTTATTCAGGTTGGTGCGGATTTACCGACTGCGGGTGATTATTCCGCGCAAGCTACATACACCCTGGTTTATCGTTAA
- a CDS encoding fimbrial biogenesis chaperone, whose amino-acid sequence MRIYNAILGIFFLLGATLAQAGVVIGGTRIIYPSDQAEVQVTLKNKDDAKRYLVHSWVSNIDDSKAPFVITPPIYKLDENRQTLLHVVYTGDKTHLPQDRESLFMANIKSVSSVPEELRDKNTLQFAIKTKIKLFYRPSALSDAAAKTAWQSLQFSRRNNQLTIKNPTPFYVTLGQLKVAQKEVKPLGKQDTPSALSMMIAPYGEQVFALPTAAQGSVMWTAINDFGAETEPRQQAL is encoded by the coding sequence ATGCGAATTTATAATGCCATACTCGGGATCTTCTTTCTGCTGGGCGCTACCCTGGCGCAGGCGGGCGTCGTCATTGGCGGAACGCGAATTATTTATCCCTCAGACCAGGCTGAAGTCCAGGTCACGTTAAAAAATAAAGATGATGCTAAGCGTTATCTGGTGCATAGCTGGGTCAGCAATATTGATGACAGCAAAGCGCCCTTTGTCATCACGCCGCCCATTTACAAGCTCGATGAAAATCGTCAAACGCTGCTGCATGTCGTCTATACCGGCGATAAAACACATTTACCCCAGGATCGCGAATCCTTGTTTATGGCAAATATCAAATCGGTGTCTTCTGTGCCTGAAGAACTGCGCGATAAAAATACTCTGCAATTTGCGATCAAGACGAAAATCAAACTGTTTTATCGCCCATCGGCATTAAGCGATGCCGCCGCGAAAACGGCATGGCAGTCGTTACAGTTCAGCCGCCGCAATAATCAGTTGACGATCAAAAACCCCACGCCGTTTTACGTTACCCTGGGCCAGCTTAAGGTGGCGCAGAAAGAGGTAAAACCGCTCGGCAAGCAGGATACCCCTTCCGCGCTATCCATGATGATCGCCCCTTATGGCGAGCAGGTTTTTGCCCTGCCGACGGCGGCGCAGGGGTCAGTGATGTGGACCGCGATCAACGATTTTGGCGCCGAGACCGAACCGCGTCAGCAAGCGTTATAA
- a CDS encoding fimbria/pilus outer membrane usher protein codes for MSSWRNGRIFGLSALALAISTVTSAVYAEDYFNLGALETETPLENTGAIEAWLRNNGLTPGQYLTSIVWNEDRLDKRNLNYLLSKDNKQLIPQFTKAELAELGVKVDTVPALHELADNATVGDISEYIPGARYDFSPDTQVLQLHIPQMYRNTRISGETNPANWDDGMPAIWSSYYVSGARQQSESTSSVANWASLNSGLNMGPWRVRNTSSWASDTGWQSISSTLERDIKRLRGQFRAGQTSTNGELFDSVQMTGVTLETDTAMLPGGLQGFAPVVRGIANSDAKVTVKQNGYIIYQTNVSAGPFELRDLTQVTAGADLEVTVEEADGTQRSFIQASSSVPIMQREGALKYSLSAGKYRDVNHGAEPGFGQATVIYGLPFGTTVYGGVLGASMYRAGLVGVGADLRRLGSLSLDLTQAHTSFTDERGDKKGQSWRAQYAKDFPATDTTLTLASYRYSTSGFYTFQEALDQRNGGYDSSDMYSYRNVYNRRSRLQLNLSQSLRGWGSVYANTWQQNYWGMAGRERSVSFGYSSSWHGANWSVNYSLTKTPTTRDDRQLALSLNIPLSRFLPEAWATYSLNRAKNGPASHQVGLNGSLLEDNNLTYNLQQTYTSDQAGNGAYLSSRYRASMGDFSTNYSYQKNSKQWGYSAQGSVVAHSHGVTLGRTVQDAFAVVHITDGDHVKVQSSQGIYTDAWGNAIVPTLTPYRRNTITVNTQGRDDIDIQDAAVEAIPTKGAVLAADFSARSGKRALLTLTHREGVVPFGAVFSIEGMTAIVGDGGEVYVTGLKGTQAFTVQWGDTPETRCAGRITVPKKMDARFLMRTVSCE; via the coding sequence ATGTCTTCCTGGCGTAATGGCCGGATTTTTGGGCTGAGCGCGCTGGCACTGGCAATATCAACGGTGACCAGCGCCGTGTATGCTGAAGACTATTTCAACCTCGGCGCACTGGAAACAGAGACACCCCTGGAAAATACCGGGGCTATTGAAGCCTGGCTGCGTAATAACGGCTTGACGCCTGGCCAGTATCTGACGTCTATCGTCTGGAATGAGGATCGCCTTGATAAAAGAAACCTCAATTACCTCCTGTCGAAAGACAATAAACAACTCATTCCGCAATTTACCAAAGCCGAACTGGCTGAACTGGGCGTAAAGGTCGATACCGTTCCGGCATTACATGAGCTTGCGGATAATGCGACGGTAGGCGACATCAGTGAGTACATTCCTGGGGCACGTTATGATTTCAGTCCGGACACCCAGGTGTTGCAACTGCATATCCCCCAGATGTATCGCAATACGCGGATCTCAGGCGAAACTAATCCGGCAAACTGGGATGACGGTATGCCCGCAATCTGGTCCAGTTATTATGTTTCTGGCGCGCGTCAGCAATCTGAATCCACCAGCAGCGTGGCAAACTGGGCAAGCCTGAACTCCGGTCTGAACATGGGGCCCTGGCGCGTACGTAATACCAGTAGCTGGGCGAGTGACACTGGCTGGCAGTCCATCAGCAGCACCCTTGAGCGCGATATTAAACGCTTACGCGGCCAGTTTCGCGCCGGACAGACCTCGACTAACGGCGAGCTGTTCGACAGCGTGCAGATGACAGGCGTAACCCTGGAAACGGACACCGCTATGTTGCCAGGCGGATTACAGGGATTTGCCCCGGTAGTTCGGGGTATCGCTAACAGCGACGCGAAGGTGACCGTTAAGCAAAATGGTTACATCATTTATCAGACCAACGTCTCGGCAGGGCCTTTTGAGCTGCGCGATCTCACGCAGGTGACGGCAGGCGCCGATCTCGAAGTGACGGTTGAGGAAGCCGATGGTACACAGCGAAGCTTTATCCAGGCCAGTTCGTCCGTTCCCATCATGCAGCGTGAAGGCGCGCTGAAATACAGCCTTTCAGCGGGTAAATACCGCGATGTTAATCATGGCGCAGAGCCGGGCTTTGGTCAGGCGACGGTGATTTATGGTCTGCCATTCGGCACAACGGTTTACGGCGGCGTACTTGGCGCCTCTATGTATCGCGCCGGTTTGGTTGGTGTGGGAGCCGATTTGCGCCGTCTGGGCTCCCTGTCGCTGGATCTGACGCAGGCACACACTTCTTTTACAGATGAACGTGGCGATAAGAAGGGGCAGTCATGGCGTGCGCAGTACGCGAAAGACTTTCCGGCAACCGATACTACGCTGACGCTGGCCAGCTACCGCTATTCCACGTCTGGCTTCTACACTTTTCAGGAAGCCCTGGATCAGCGCAATGGCGGCTATGACAGCAGCGATATGTACAGCTATCGCAACGTCTACAACAGACGCAGCCGCTTGCAACTCAATCTTTCCCAGTCACTACGGGGATGGGGTTCCGTCTATGCTAACACCTGGCAGCAAAACTACTGGGGAATGGCGGGGCGCGAGCGCAGCGTCAGCTTTGGCTACAGCAGCAGCTGGCACGGGGCGAACTGGTCAGTGAATTACAGCCTGACCAAAACGCCCACGACCCGTGACGACCGGCAACTCGCTCTGTCACTGAATATTCCGCTGTCACGCTTTTTGCCGGAAGCCTGGGCCACTTACAGTCTAAACAGGGCGAAAAATGGCCCCGCGTCGCACCAGGTGGGTCTTAACGGCTCGTTGCTGGAAGACAATAACTTGACCTATAACCTCCAGCAGACCTACACCAGCGACCAGGCTGGCAATGGCGCTTATCTCTCCTCCCGCTATCGCGCCTCTATGGGCGATTTCAGCACCAACTACAGCTACCAGAAAAACAGTAAACAGTGGGGATATAGCGCACAGGGTTCAGTGGTGGCGCATTCCCATGGCGTAACCCTGGGGCGTACGGTGCAGGACGCTTTTGCCGTGGTGCATATTACCGATGGCGATCATGTGAAAGTGCAGAGTTCACAGGGCATTTATACCGACGCCTGGGGCAACGCCATCGTTCCCACGCTGACCCCTTACCGGCGCAATACCATTACGGTGAACACGCAGGGGCGGGATGATATTGATATTCAGGATGCCGCGGTCGAAGCCATTCCGACAAAAGGGGCCGTTCTGGCAGCCGATTTTTCCGCCCGCTCGGGTAAACGCGCGCTGTTAACCCTGACGCACCGTGAGGGCGTAGTGCCATTCGGCGCGGTGTTCAGTATCGAAGGCATGACGGCGATTGTGGGTGATGGCGGTGAGGTCTACGTGACGGGATTAAAGGGTACGCAAGCGTTCACCGTGCAATGGGGCGATACGCCGGAGACGCGCTGCGCAGGCAGGATCACCGTGCCGAAAAAAATGGATGCCAGGTTTCTGATGAGAACCGTCAGCTGCGAATAA
- a CDS encoding fimbrial protein, with protein sequence MKNKMLLMAGRCGLGLLLIGSALLSTAARASCTILDRKPAARIGFAPPTLIVNSDAEPGTIIYSERQSSYTIRVECTAVADIWQGYTNVNATDERADNPLQGVYQTNVPGIGFRAAWTNATTPTFEADDIVRPWHRDMSPVIKENGYYTLTLNGAAQFVVTGPVSSGMVYIGKFNAEWKYDNTVVGYLSYSSSLVEVQHTTCNLVEKNITVPLEEINASEFTNNVSRVVSDDRFKLQIDNCDAGRKIDYRFTTAGSTGVTNGNILNIAAEEGAAQGVGIQILNSNNAVLQFDQEYTAVSQTSAGQSVTIPLKARYIKTGTVKGGHVNAAATFEVYYR encoded by the coding sequence ATGAAAAATAAAATGTTGTTAATGGCAGGGCGCTGCGGTCTTGGGTTGCTGCTGATCGGTTCGGCGTTATTGAGTACGGCCGCGCGGGCGTCGTGCACCATTCTTGACAGAAAACCTGCTGCAAGGATTGGATTCGCGCCGCCGACATTAATCGTCAACAGCGATGCTGAACCTGGTACGATCATTTATAGCGAGCGTCAGTCCAGCTATACGATCAGAGTTGAATGTACTGCCGTTGCGGACATCTGGCAGGGTTATACCAATGTCAACGCAACTGACGAGCGGGCGGACAATCCCCTGCAGGGCGTCTATCAAACCAATGTGCCGGGTATCGGCTTTCGCGCCGCCTGGACAAACGCGACTACGCCAACATTCGAAGCCGACGATATCGTCAGGCCCTGGCACAGAGATATGTCGCCTGTTATCAAAGAGAATGGCTATTACACCTTAACGCTCAACGGCGCGGCGCAGTTTGTCGTGACCGGGCCGGTGAGTTCGGGGATGGTGTACATCGGTAAATTTAATGCCGAATGGAAGTACGATAACACCGTCGTCGGCTACCTGAGCTACAGCTCCAGCCTCGTTGAAGTGCAGCACACGACCTGTAATCTGGTGGAAAAAAACATCACCGTGCCTTTAGAGGAGATTAATGCGAGTGAGTTTACAAATAATGTCTCAAGGGTGGTATCCGATGACAGGTTTAAGCTCCAGATTGATAACTGCGACGCCGGAAGAAAAATCGATTACCGCTTCACTACCGCAGGTTCGACTGGCGTGACAAACGGCAATATCCTGAATATTGCGGCAGAAGAAGGGGCCGCTCAGGGTGTGGGTATCCAGATCCTGAACAGTAATAATGCGGTGTTGCAGTTTGACCAGGAGTATACGGCGGTGTCACAAACCAGCGCCGGGCAGTCGGTCACTATCCCGCTAAAAGCGCGCTATATCAAAACCGGCACCGTCAAAGGCGGGCATGTCAACGCGGCGGCGACTTTTGAGGTTTACTATCGCTGA